One window of Triticum dicoccoides isolate Atlit2015 ecotype Zavitan chromosome 5A, WEW_v2.0, whole genome shotgun sequence genomic DNA carries:
- the LOC119297770 gene encoding uncharacterized protein LOC119297770 yields MKLVWCPETASQAFIAGVSALSDSEHGPAGSAGVAELVSAMVGGWNAQLVAEAPEVSAPDSATTSLALAAAAGRTGGRYARVLPDEDADRSMAELEGVDFLVVDARRRDGAAVLAAARPGPRGMVVVRHGDGRRPGTKALEASMAAGTRVVRSVYLPVDKGVEVLHVGVGKGPSLQCRRSRSASSRWIRHVDHKTGEEHLFRRP; encoded by the coding sequence ATGAAGCTGGTGTGGTGCCCGGAGACCGCGTCCCAGGCCTTCATCGCCGGCGTCAGCGCGCTGTCAGACTCCGAGCACGGCCCCGCGGGGTCGGcgggcgtcgccgagctcgtctccGCCATGGTCGGGGGATGGAACGCGCAGCTCGTCGCCGAGGCGCCGGAGGTCTCGGCTCCCGACTCGGCCACCACgagcctcgccctcgccgccgccgccgggcgcaCGGGAGGCCGCTACGCCCGCGTGCTGCCGGACGAGGACGCGGACCGGTCCATGGCGGAGCTGGAGGGCGTGGACTTCTTGGTGGTCGACGCTCGGAGGCGGGACGGGGCGGCCGTGCTGGCGGCGGCCAGGCCTGGGCCGAGAGGGATGGTGGTGGTGCGCCACGGCGACGGGAGGCGGCCTGGCACGAAGGCGCTCGAAGCGTCCATGGCGGCAGGCACGAGGGTAGTGCGGTCCGTGTACCTGCCGGTCGACAAGGGCGTCGAGGTCCTCCACGTCGGCGTAGGCAAGGGGCCGAGCCTACAGTGCCGGCGCAGCCGGAGCGCGTCGAGCCGTTGGATCCGGCACGTCGACCACAAAACCGGCGAGGAGCACCTCTTCCGCCGGCCGTAA